Proteins encoded together in one Pseudomonas arsenicoxydans window:
- a CDS encoding efflux transporter outer membrane subunit has product MDTTGRFRHVRDWGRVLNLILLISACTVGPDFSRPPVPRQEGYLRDPVSNTVEAQGQSQHFVPGGEVTPDWWRFFHSPSLDDLVQQAIAHNMTLQAAEASLRQSQDILMAGHGVFYPQLDGRFAASRQRNSLAQQGQTTTGSIFNLLTLSGTVSYTLDIFGGERRTVEGLQAQVDQRTWLMAAAYLTLTANVVNTAIARAAYAAQIESTEQLIELQREQLKSTEVQVRSGTVPYSTVLSLQSLISTNEAQLPALKQKISQAEHLLATLEGVVPTQVTLPDIRLAELSLPRDLPVSLPSVLVRRRPDILAAEAQLHQASADIGVATAAMFPSFSLTGTYGTAGTSAGSLFAGAGRFWSVGPSVDIPLFQGGRLWFGRQAAIDAYQQASANYRQVVLESFAQVADVLKALEFDAVALQKQAEAQASAQEALRLLQANYRSGLVTYLDLLVADVQLHQVNIAYLQALAQRHQDTVALFVALGGGWWNRPDAAGSRQTP; this is encoded by the coding sequence ATGGACACCACAGGCCGTTTTCGCCACGTAAGGGACTGGGGCCGGGTCCTGAATCTGATACTGCTGATCAGTGCCTGCACGGTCGGGCCGGACTTCTCGCGCCCTCCAGTGCCTCGGCAAGAGGGCTACCTGCGCGATCCAGTTTCAAACACCGTCGAGGCACAGGGGCAGTCGCAACATTTTGTCCCAGGCGGCGAGGTCACGCCGGATTGGTGGCGTTTTTTTCACTCGCCGTCACTGGATGACCTGGTGCAGCAGGCGATCGCTCACAACATGACGTTGCAGGCGGCAGAGGCCAGCCTGCGCCAAAGCCAGGACATACTCATGGCGGGCCATGGGGTTTTCTACCCACAACTGGATGGGCGCTTTGCGGCGAGCCGTCAGCGCAACTCCCTTGCTCAGCAGGGGCAGACGACAACAGGCTCTATATTCAATCTGCTGACCTTGAGCGGCACCGTCAGCTACACCCTCGATATTTTCGGCGGCGAGCGGCGAACCGTCGAAGGCCTGCAAGCGCAGGTCGATCAGCGGACCTGGTTGATGGCGGCGGCTTACCTCACCCTGACGGCCAATGTGGTCAATACGGCTATCGCCCGCGCGGCCTATGCGGCGCAGATCGAGTCAACGGAACAACTCATTGAACTCCAGCGCGAGCAGCTTAAATCCACTGAGGTTCAGGTGCGCAGTGGAACAGTGCCTTACTCCACGGTCCTGAGCCTGCAAAGCCTGATCTCCACCAACGAAGCCCAGTTGCCGGCCCTGAAGCAAAAAATCAGTCAGGCCGAACATCTACTGGCCACGCTCGAAGGCGTTGTCCCGACACAGGTGACACTGCCTGATATCCGCTTGGCGGAACTCTCGTTGCCAAGGGATTTACCCGTCAGTCTGCCTTCGGTATTGGTCCGTCGACGGCCGGATATCCTCGCCGCCGAAGCACAGTTACATCAGGCCAGTGCCGATATCGGGGTGGCCACGGCGGCCATGTTTCCCAGCTTCAGCCTGACAGGAACGTATGGCACGGCCGGAACCTCCGCCGGTTCACTGTTCGCCGGTGCCGGGCGATTCTGGAGTGTCGGGCCCTCGGTCGACATTCCGTTGTTCCAGGGCGGTCGTCTGTGGTTTGGCCGCCAGGCCGCGATCGATGCTTATCAGCAAGCTTCGGCGAATTACCGGCAAGTGGTGCTCGAGTCCTTCGCTCAGGTGGCTGATGTACTCAAGGCGCTGGAGTTTGATGCCGTGGCCCTGCAAAAACAGGCCGAAGCACAAGCCTCGGCTCAGGAGGCCTTGAGGTTGTTGCAAGCCAATTACCGCTCGGGGCTGGTGACTTATCTGGATCTGTTAGTGGCTGATGTGCAACTGCATCAAGTCAACATTGCCTACCTGCAAGCCTTGGCCCAGCGTCATCAGGACACCGTAGCCTTGTTCGTTGCGCTGGGCGGTGGGTGGTGGAACCGTCCGGACGCTGCCGGCAGCAGGCAGACTCCATGA
- a CDS encoding phosphoribosyltransferase family protein, with the protein MTTLLASQRLRLYDSNELDDVLQAMARKAATLLPHTHAVLIGIQRRGEPLAQRLRQCIARQTGQPEFPLFPLQVKRYADDLQVLHSYTQLTENPGLGRLDIANTTFLVVDDVLFEGHSLLRTCAYLAQLGARRVHTAVLVDRHTCQQPIRADIVGVHLQVAADDIVECNVPPFEREFCIEVVRHGAAR; encoded by the coding sequence ATGACGACCCTACTGGCAAGTCAGCGGTTGCGCCTGTATGACAGCAATGAGCTCGATGATGTGCTGCAGGCGATGGCGCGCAAGGCCGCGACCTTACTGCCCCACACTCACGCGGTATTGATTGGCATCCAGCGCCGAGGCGAGCCTTTGGCTCAACGGTTGCGCCAATGCATTGCGCGTCAGACCGGTCAGCCGGAGTTCCCGCTTTTCCCGCTGCAGGTCAAGCGCTATGCCGACGACCTGCAAGTGCTGCATTCCTACACGCAATTGACCGAGAACCCGGGGCTGGGCAGGCTGGACATTGCCAACACCACTTTTCTGGTGGTCGATGATGTGCTTTTCGAGGGCCATTCGCTCCTGCGTACTTGCGCCTATCTGGCACAACTGGGGGCTCGTCGGGTCCACACCGCCGTGCTGGTCGACCGGCATACCTGTCAGCAGCCGATCCGGGCCGACATTGTCGGGGTGCATCTGCAAGTCGCCGCCGATGACATCGTCGAATGCAACGTGCCGCCCTTCGAGCGGGAGTTTTGCATTGAGGTGGTGCGGCATGGCGCCGCCCGCTGA
- a CDS encoding ABC transporter ATP-binding protein, translating into MSNAVVAPPDHPAIVSRGLNKWFGEGSARMKAIDEVALVAQYGEMVFIVGPSGSGKTTLLSIISGILRPDSGTVTINGQDIWSLDSDQLAQLRLNNIGFVFQDYHLFTRLTAAENVAIPLILQHHDWDDAIAQARESLDVVGLKDRGDILPVKLSGGEQQRVAIARAIVGRPQILILDEPTASLDGDTGKMIIAFVKARILNQQRCILIVTHDARINEYADRIIYMEDGHITEPERTLP; encoded by the coding sequence ATGAGCAACGCCGTGGTCGCGCCCCCAGATCATCCAGCAATTGTTTCGCGCGGGCTAAACAAATGGTTTGGCGAAGGGAGCGCGCGCATGAAGGCTATCGATGAGGTGGCGCTGGTCGCGCAGTACGGGGAAATGGTGTTTATCGTCGGTCCATCGGGCAGCGGCAAGACGACGCTGTTAAGCATCATTTCCGGCATCTTGCGCCCGGATTCCGGGACGGTGACGATTAATGGTCAGGATATCTGGAGTCTCGATAGCGATCAGTTGGCGCAGTTGCGCCTTAATAACATCGGATTCGTGTTTCAGGACTATCACCTCTTTACCCGGTTAACCGCTGCAGAGAATGTCGCCATTCCGCTGATTCTCCAGCATCACGACTGGGATGATGCCATCGCTCAAGCCAGGGAAAGTCTTGATGTGGTCGGCCTCAAGGATCGCGGGGATATTTTGCCGGTCAAGCTGTCCGGTGGTGAACAGCAACGCGTTGCCATTGCTCGGGCGATCGTCGGCAGGCCGCAGATCCTGATTCTGGATGAGCCCACTGCCTCCCTCGACGGCGATACGGGGAAGATGATCATCGCCTTCGTCAAGGCGCGTATTCTCAATCAGCAGCGATGCATTCTGATCGTCACGCACGATGCTCGGATCAATGAATACGCTGATCGCATCATTTACATGGAAGACGGCCATATCACCGAGCCCGAGCGGACGTTGCCGTGA
- a CDS encoding MBL fold metallo-hydrolase RNA specificity domain-containing protein gives MRMTFLGAAGTVTGSKYLLEHRDRHVLIDCGLFQGYKQLRLHNWDPFQLPVSSLDAIVLTHAHLDHSGYLPVLVRNGYRGPVYATPATCELVAILLLDSGRLQEEEAEFANRHGFSKHAPALPLYTEKDAERALKLLRPVELHHRVDILPDFAILLRGAGHILGAATVEVTADGVTLLFSGDLGRPDDPVMFAPESVEQADYLLVESTYGDRKHPQESPQAQLADVIMRTTLRHGITLVPSFAVGRAQLLMYHLYQLKQQHAIPDLPIYLNSPMATDVTQLYQRFSSDHRLSAKDCAGMCSVAHFVRTTRESIELDQQRTPAVIIAASGMATGGRVIHHLKALAPNPINTLLIPGFQAGGTRGAHIIAGAPSVRIHGKDVPIRAEVVPMETLSAHADADEIMQWLRGFKRPPKHTFVVHGEPNASDVLRRRISVELGWSVSVPEYRENVELTRNDSLP, from the coding sequence ATGCGAATGACATTTCTCGGCGCCGCAGGCACCGTCACAGGCAGCAAATATTTGCTGGAACACCGTGACCGACATGTGCTGATCGATTGCGGCTTGTTTCAGGGCTATAAGCAATTGCGACTGCACAACTGGGACCCGTTCCAGCTTCCGGTTTCCAGCCTCGATGCCATCGTGCTGACCCATGCCCATCTGGATCACAGCGGCTACCTGCCGGTGTTGGTACGCAATGGCTATCGCGGACCGGTCTACGCCACGCCCGCCACCTGTGAACTGGTAGCAATCCTGCTATTGGACAGTGGACGCCTGCAGGAAGAAGAAGCCGAGTTCGCCAATCGGCACGGCTTTTCCAAACATGCACCGGCATTGCCGCTTTACACCGAGAAAGACGCCGAGCGAGCACTGAAACTGTTGCGGCCGGTGGAATTGCATCACCGAGTCGACATTCTTCCTGACTTTGCCATCCTGTTACGCGGTGCCGGGCATATCCTCGGCGCCGCCACGGTAGAGGTCACCGCCGATGGCGTCACCCTGCTGTTTTCCGGGGACTTGGGGCGTCCGGATGATCCGGTGATGTTCGCCCCGGAATCCGTCGAACAGGCGGATTATCTGCTGGTTGAGTCGACCTATGGCGACCGTAAACATCCGCAGGAATCGCCGCAAGCGCAGTTGGCCGACGTCATCATGCGCACCACGCTGCGTCATGGTATTACCCTGGTGCCATCGTTTGCGGTAGGACGTGCCCAGTTGCTGATGTACCACCTGTATCAGCTCAAGCAACAACATGCGATTCCTGACCTGCCGATCTACCTCAATAGCCCCATGGCCACCGACGTCACGCAGTTGTACCAGCGCTTCAGCAGCGACCACCGATTGTCAGCAAAGGATTGCGCAGGCATGTGCAGTGTCGCGCACTTCGTGCGAACGACCCGTGAGTCTATCGAGCTGGACCAGCAGCGCACCCCTGCGGTGATTATCGCCGCCAGCGGCATGGCCACCGGTGGACGGGTGATCCATCACCTCAAGGCGCTGGCCCCCAACCCGATCAACACCCTGCTGATTCCTGGGTTTCAGGCCGGCGGTACCCGCGGCGCGCACATTATCGCGGGTGCGCCTTCGGTGCGTATCCATGGCAAGGACGTGCCGATCCGCGCTGAGGTAGTTCCGATGGAAACCCTGTCTGCCCATGCGGATGCCGACGAAATCATGCAGTGGTTGCGCGGCTTCAAGCGACCTCCAAAACACACCTTCGTCGTGCATGGGGAGCCTAATGCCTCGGATGTGCTGCGCCGACGTATCAGCGTGGAATTGGGCTGGTCGGTGTCGGTGCCGGAGTATCGCGAAAACGTCGAACTCACCCGTAACGATTCATTGCCGTAA
- a CDS encoding Lpp/OprI family alanine-zipper lipoprotein, with the protein MNKCLPVAWLGILLATTAGCSDKYAQEISARLESAENNAAMARVRADEAYTRALLAAEVAHKAQQTADEANRRTANKATRK; encoded by the coding sequence ATGAATAAGTGCTTGCCTGTTGCCTGGCTCGGCATTCTCCTGGCAACCACTGCCGGGTGCAGCGATAAGTACGCCCAGGAAATCAGTGCACGCTTGGAGTCGGCTGAAAACAACGCAGCGATGGCACGGGTACGAGCCGATGAGGCGTACACGAGGGCGTTACTGGCTGCGGAAGTGGCCCATAAGGCACAACAGACTGCCGATGAGGCCAACAGACGCACGGCCAACAAGGCGACACGCAAATGA
- a CDS encoding universal stress protein, with amino-acid sequence MLKLKRILLIAPSEMTRTPAFDRAHALACATGALLHIVAFDYVQALALAGLVDHDAMAQAREGYLQVHRHWLEQQARFQRGIGLPVTTEVVWAKPSLAHTLEYVNDFHADLVIKDTQCVHALGHAFHRPLDWWLLRDCPAHLHLVTDARNPKPLKVLAAVDLSHLEDLTQGLNDRVLDLASTLAASCGAVLHLLNVSSWSVMGDSVASVPTTTLHGSLRDAVIDTQEEAFEVLADRFGVEKQHRHLLSGIPYKVIDQFVRQNAFDMVVLGTLYRRGLDRFIGSTAESVLNRAPCSLVIVKPLPWLD; translated from the coding sequence ATGTTGAAGCTCAAGCGGATTTTGTTGATTGCTCCCTCGGAAATGACCCGAACCCCGGCGTTTGATCGCGCACATGCACTGGCCTGCGCCACGGGGGCGTTATTGCACATCGTTGCGTTCGATTATGTCCAGGCGCTGGCGCTGGCCGGGCTGGTGGACCACGATGCAATGGCCCAGGCGCGGGAAGGTTATTTGCAAGTGCATCGTCACTGGCTGGAGCAACAGGCCCGGTTTCAACGAGGTATCGGATTGCCGGTGACCACTGAAGTGGTCTGGGCCAAACCGAGCCTGGCCCACACGCTGGAGTACGTGAATGATTTCCACGCGGACTTGGTGATCAAGGACACTCAGTGTGTGCATGCGTTGGGTCATGCATTCCACCGTCCTCTGGACTGGTGGCTACTGCGCGATTGCCCGGCCCACTTGCACCTGGTCACCGACGCCAGAAATCCCAAGCCATTGAAAGTTCTTGCCGCCGTCGATCTGTCTCACCTGGAGGATCTGACCCAAGGGCTGAACGACCGGGTACTCGATCTGGCGTCGACGCTGGCGGCTTCCTGTGGCGCCGTCTTGCACCTGCTCAACGTCAGCAGTTGGTCGGTGATGGGGGACTCGGTCGCGAGCGTGCCAACGACCACCTTGCATGGCAGTTTGCGTGACGCAGTCATTGACACGCAGGAGGAAGCTTTCGAGGTGCTTGCCGATCGTTTTGGCGTCGAGAAACAACACCGGCATCTGCTGTCTGGTATCCCCTATAAGGTCATCGATCAGTTCGTCCGGCAGAATGCCTTTGACATGGTGGTGCTGGGCACGCTGTATCGCCGTGGCCTCGACCGGTTCATCGGCAGTACTGCTGAAAGTGTGTTGAACCGGGCGCCGTGCAGCCTGGTAATCGTCAAGCCGCTGCCGTGGCTTGACTGA
- a CDS encoding efflux RND transporter periplasmic adaptor subunit, with amino-acid sequence MKKPVLFALAVLGIVGGLVAAYLFGRTPQTLPPAFAPASSTFDTAIYANGIIESEQSGGSNIVIYPQVAGPVTQVLVHEGQSVSRGTPLVNLDDAVPRANFELAQANLATARDQYNKRLSSYAIDPKSISKDTLDTAKDLMVQAQAALKASAAVLAQYAIKAPADGVVLAINSAVGSYVSPQGAYEVYTQAFSPLVVMSANQDHLAVRCYVDEILIARIPPPERIRAQMLIHGTDIKVPLEFVRVQPYVSPKIELSNQRQEKVDLRVLAVIFRFEKKDLPMVYPGQLVDVFIGQKE; translated from the coding sequence GTGAAAAAACCCGTACTGTTCGCGCTGGCGGTACTCGGCATAGTGGGCGGTTTAGTCGCCGCCTACCTGTTCGGACGCACACCACAAACATTGCCGCCAGCCTTCGCGCCAGCGAGCAGTACCTTTGACACGGCCATCTACGCCAACGGCATTATCGAAAGCGAGCAGTCCGGTGGCAGTAACATCGTGATCTACCCGCAAGTTGCCGGCCCCGTGACTCAGGTGTTGGTGCACGAGGGGCAATCCGTCAGCCGCGGCACGCCGCTGGTGAACCTGGATGACGCAGTCCCCAGGGCCAATTTCGAGTTGGCGCAAGCCAATCTGGCCACTGCCAGGGATCAGTACAACAAACGGCTGTCGTCCTATGCCATCGACCCCAAATCCATTAGCAAGGACACCCTCGACACCGCCAAAGACTTGATGGTCCAGGCGCAAGCCGCGCTCAAGGCATCCGCGGCGGTATTGGCCCAGTACGCCATCAAGGCGCCGGCGGACGGCGTGGTGTTGGCTATCAACAGCGCCGTGGGCAGCTATGTCTCACCTCAAGGCGCATACGAGGTTTACACCCAGGCATTCAGCCCGCTGGTGGTCATGAGTGCCAATCAGGATCATCTGGCCGTGCGCTGTTATGTCGATGAAATTCTGATCGCACGTATACCGCCCCCCGAACGCATTCGTGCACAGATGCTGATCCACGGCACGGATATCAAAGTGCCGTTGGAGTTCGTGCGGGTGCAACCCTATGTCTCGCCGAAAATCGAGTTGTCCAATCAGCGCCAGGAAAAAGTCGACCTGAGGGTGTTGGCGGTGATTTTCCGCTTTGAGAAAAAAGACCTGCCGATGGTGTATCCGGGGCAGTTGGTGGATGTCTTCATAGGTCAGAAAGAGTAA
- a CDS encoding heavy metal translocating P-type ATPase, with the protein MLSKWRDPILLLLTTLTLLAGGAAQLAQKSDWASMSWAAGSLVMALVLLVEIAGRLARREAGVDLIALLSIAAALVFDQTLVAAVIALMLATGRTLEFFTRQRAERELRALIDRAPRFAWLQEEGGLRQIPVEQIQPHQTLLVRLGEVVPVDGRLLSPAAILDESALSGESLPVTRREGEPLPSGVSNVGAPILLIATRTAAQSTYAAIVRLAEAARRSRAPFVRLADRYALVFIPVTLLIAALAWQLSGDPLRALAVLVVATPCPLILAVPISILSGISRAARRGILIKDGATLEALAGIKQVFFDKTGTLTSGHARLQSIEVNGLADAQQLLGLAASLAQASTHPISQAIVEAALQRQLSLSVPQEVEESPGSGLCGLIDGRRVRFGTLSFAHRDAPATDWATAMLRHMDYLACSGSFIEVDGQLAGLLVFSDNVRRETPQTLRRLRNRGIERIVMLTGDRLEPAEMIALSAGIDELRAGLTPEEKVRAVQEGCLRTSTLMVGDGINDAPALAAANVGVAMGASGATASAQAAGVVLLVDRLDRLVEALDIARRTRHIARLGVLAGMGMSLLAMVVAALGYLPPLIGAVVQEGIDVLIIMNALRALGPLWGRRQQKLTAEHIDRLQDEHQQLSSVRSDLHQLASDFASRPVAQAQTDLLELVDKLQTSLADHERDDEKTLYPLLTQKMPGEDPMSAMSHAHREIFRLIHLLARMSRDFAADPATASADEVQHQLIRLDTLVRLHFDQEEELFRFLDGR; encoded by the coding sequence ATGCTCAGTAAATGGCGGGACCCCATCCTGTTGCTGCTCACGACCCTGACGCTGCTGGCCGGGGGCGCTGCACAGCTTGCGCAAAAGTCTGACTGGGCCTCGATGAGCTGGGCCGCAGGCAGTCTGGTGATGGCGTTGGTGCTGCTCGTCGAGATCGCCGGGCGCCTGGCTCGGCGCGAGGCCGGTGTAGATCTGATCGCGCTGCTGTCGATCGCTGCCGCCCTGGTGTTTGATCAGACGCTGGTCGCGGCGGTGATTGCCTTGATGCTGGCGACCGGACGGACCCTGGAGTTTTTCACCCGGCAACGCGCCGAGCGCGAGCTACGTGCGCTGATCGACAGGGCACCGCGTTTTGCCTGGTTGCAGGAGGAGGGCGGCTTGCGCCAGATCCCCGTTGAACAAATCCAGCCACATCAAACATTGCTGGTACGCCTGGGGGAAGTGGTGCCTGTGGATGGTCGACTGCTGAGTCCCGCGGCCATTCTGGATGAGTCGGCGCTCAGCGGTGAATCGTTACCGGTGACCCGCCGAGAGGGAGAGCCACTGCCCAGCGGCGTCTCCAATGTCGGCGCCCCCATCCTGCTCATCGCTACGCGAACGGCCGCGCAAAGCACCTACGCTGCAATAGTGCGACTGGCCGAGGCAGCACGCCGTTCGCGTGCGCCTTTCGTGCGTCTTGCCGACCGCTATGCGCTGGTCTTCATTCCTGTGACGCTGCTGATCGCCGCGTTGGCCTGGCAACTGAGTGGAGATCCCCTGCGAGCGTTGGCGGTGCTGGTGGTGGCCACACCTTGCCCATTGATCCTGGCGGTGCCCATTTCGATCCTGTCAGGGATTTCCAGGGCAGCGCGGCGCGGGATTCTGATCAAGGACGGAGCGACCCTGGAGGCGCTGGCCGGGATCAAGCAGGTGTTTTTCGACAAGACCGGCACCCTGACCAGCGGGCATGCCCGTCTGCAGTCGATTGAAGTCAACGGACTGGCCGATGCGCAGCAATTGCTTGGCCTGGCAGCGTCGCTGGCACAGGCCTCGACGCACCCGATCTCCCAGGCGATTGTCGAGGCGGCGCTACAGCGCCAGCTGTCACTCAGCGTCCCGCAGGAGGTGGAAGAAAGTCCGGGTTCGGGTCTTTGTGGGCTGATCGATGGCCGGCGAGTGCGATTCGGCACGTTGTCTTTTGCTCACAGGGATGCCCCCGCGACCGATTGGGCCACTGCCATGCTGCGCCACATGGATTATCTGGCTTGCTCTGGAAGCTTCATCGAGGTGGATGGGCAACTCGCTGGCCTGCTGGTTTTTTCGGACAACGTTCGGCGCGAAACCCCGCAAACACTGCGTCGACTGCGCAACCGAGGCATCGAGAGGATCGTCATGCTCACCGGGGATCGACTGGAACCCGCCGAGATGATCGCGCTGTCTGCTGGAATTGACGAACTGCGTGCCGGGTTGACCCCAGAGGAAAAAGTGCGTGCCGTTCAGGAGGGTTGCCTGCGCACCAGCACGCTGATGGTCGGTGATGGTATCAACGATGCCCCTGCATTGGCAGCGGCGAACGTCGGCGTCGCAATGGGGGCCAGCGGTGCGACGGCTTCTGCACAAGCCGCAGGTGTCGTGCTGCTGGTGGATCGCCTGGATCGTCTCGTCGAGGCGCTGGACATTGCCCGACGCACCCGCCACATCGCTCGCCTTGGCGTACTGGCCGGCATGGGCATGTCGCTGCTGGCCATGGTGGTGGCGGCCCTCGGTTATCTGCCGCCACTGATCGGCGCCGTGGTGCAGGAGGGCATCGATGTGCTGATCATCATGAACGCTTTGCGGGCATTGGGCCCATTGTGGGGGCGCAGGCAGCAAAAGCTGACGGCGGAGCATATCGATCGTTTGCAAGATGAACACCAGCAACTGTCCAGTGTGCGCAGCGACCTGCACCAACTGGCCAGTGACTTCGCCTCGCGTCCGGTTGCGCAAGCGCAGACCGACTTGCTGGAACTGGTCGACAAACTGCAAACCTCATTGGCGGACCATGAGCGCGATGATGAGAAAACACTGTATCCGCTGCTGACGCAAAAGATGCCAGGCGAGGATCCGATGTCGGCCATGAGCCATGCTCACCGTGAGATTTTTCGCCTGATCCACCTGTTGGCGCGCATGAGCCGTGATTTCGCTGCTGATCCGGCAACGGCGTCCGCCGACGAGGTTCAGCATCAATTGATTCGGCTGGATACGCTGGTGCGACTGCACTTTGACCAGGAGGAGGAGTTGTTCCGTTTTCTTGATGGGCGTTAG
- the arcD gene encoding arginine-ornithine antiporter: MATHVHGTQPVAPPAAGQPLAGSLRKTEPKRLSLSLLTALVIGSMIGSGIFSLPQNMAASAGAGAILIGWLITGVGMLSLALVYQTLSNRQPALDNGVFAYARALGGEFLGFNSAWGYWISAWIGNVSYLVILFAALSYFFPMFGEGNNKAAIAGASVALWFLHWMILRGMRTAARANALTTMAKIVPLLLFIGLVIAAFQRDTFNVDFWGAPALGSTLDQVKSTMLVTVWVFIGIEGANVFSARAAERANVGRATVIGFVITLLLLIAVSLLSLGVLTQPELAALKNPSMAGVLKAAVGPWGAVLINIGLILSVGGALLAWTLLAAESIFTPAKEKVMPETLAVENTQGVPAHALWITNGCIQLFLLLTLYSSASYLALISLATSMILVPYLFSGLYALKLTWQGQTYAGQRGLQLRDMLIASIATLYCLWLLYAAGPKYMLLSGLLYAPGSLIYLATIKSRQGKPLSGPETGLLIIIWTAAAFAGWMLWTGTLTL, encoded by the coding sequence ATGGCTACGCACGTGCATGGCACTCAACCGGTCGCTCCACCAGCTGCCGGACAACCCCTGGCAGGCAGCTTGCGCAAGACAGAACCCAAGCGCCTTTCCCTGAGTTTGCTCACTGCCTTAGTGATCGGTTCGATGATTGGTAGCGGTATTTTCAGCCTGCCGCAGAACATGGCGGCCAGTGCGGGGGCCGGGGCGATCCTGATAGGGTGGCTGATCACCGGCGTCGGCATGCTGTCGCTCGCTTTGGTCTACCAAACCTTGTCCAATCGCCAGCCAGCGCTGGACAACGGCGTGTTTGCCTACGCCCGGGCATTAGGGGGTGAGTTCCTCGGCTTCAACTCCGCCTGGGGCTACTGGATCAGTGCCTGGATCGGCAACGTCAGCTACTTGGTGATTCTGTTTGCGGCACTGAGTTACTTCTTCCCGATGTTTGGTGAAGGCAACAACAAAGCGGCAATTGCCGGGGCGTCCGTGGCGCTATGGTTTTTGCACTGGATGATTCTCAGGGGCATGCGCACCGCAGCACGGGCCAACGCATTAACGACAATGGCCAAGATCGTGCCGTTATTGTTGTTCATCGGCCTGGTGATTGCGGCCTTCCAGCGTGACACCTTCAATGTCGATTTTTGGGGGGCGCCAGCGCTGGGCAGCACACTCGATCAAGTCAAAAGCACCATGCTGGTGACCGTCTGGGTGTTCATCGGGATTGAGGGCGCCAACGTATTTTCTGCCCGTGCGGCAGAACGGGCCAACGTCGGTCGTGCGACAGTGATTGGTTTTGTGATCACGCTGTTACTGCTGATAGCCGTGTCTCTGTTGTCGCTGGGCGTTCTCACGCAGCCCGAGCTGGCGGCCCTGAAAAACCCTTCGATGGCCGGCGTGCTGAAGGCGGCTGTCGGGCCATGGGGCGCCGTGCTGATCAACATCGGTTTGATCCTTTCGGTCGGCGGTGCCCTGCTCGCCTGGACCCTGCTGGCGGCTGAATCAATCTTTACGCCGGCCAAGGAAAAGGTCATGCCCGAGACGCTCGCGGTGGAAAACACTCAAGGTGTGCCGGCCCATGCATTGTGGATCACCAACGGCTGCATTCAGCTGTTTCTGTTGCTGACGCTGTATTCGAGCGCCAGCTACCTGGCCCTTATTTCCCTCGCCACTTCGATGATTCTGGTCCCGTATCTGTTCAGCGGTCTGTACGCATTGAAGTTGACCTGGCAAGGCCAGACCTACGCTGGCCAAAGAGGCCTGCAACTGCGCGACATGCTGATTGCCTCGATCGCCACGCTGTATTGCCTGTGGCTCCTGTATGCCGCCGGGCCTAAATACATGTTGCTCAGCGGGTTGCTTTACGCCCCCGGTTCGTTGATTTACCTGGCCACTATAAAGTCTCGCCAGGGAAAACCGCTCAGCGGGCCCGAGACGGGTCTGTTGATCATCATCTGGACGGCGGCAGCGTTTGCCGGCTGGATGCTGTGGACCGGAACACTGACGTTGTGA